One segment of Mastomys coucha isolate ucsf_1 unplaced genomic scaffold, UCSF_Mcou_1 pScaffold23, whole genome shotgun sequence DNA contains the following:
- the Tlr9 gene encoding toll-like receptor 9 — translation MVLRRRTPHPFSLLVQAAMLAEALALGTLPAFLPCELKPQGLVDCNWLFLKSVPQFSASCSNITSLSLVSNRIHHLHNSDFVHLSNLRQLNLKWNCPPTGLSPLHFSCHMTIEPETFLAMRTLEDLNLSYNGITTVPRLPSSLMNLSLSHTNILVLDANSLAGLHSLQVLFMDGNCYYKNPCTGAVNVTPGALLGLSNLTHLSLKYNNLTKVPRQLPPSLEYLLVSYNRIVKLGPEDLANLTSLRVLDVGGNCRRCDHAPNPCIECGQKSLHLHPETFHHLRHLEGLVLKDSSLHTLNSSWFQGLVNLSVLDLSENFLYESINNTSAFQNLTHLRKLDLSFNYRKKVSFARLHLSSSFKNLVSLQELNMNGIFFRLLNKYTLRWLADLPKLHTLHLQMNFINQAHLSIFGNFQALRFVDLSDNRISGPSALSEATPEEADDAEQEDLWSVGLDPALLSMPGSKNFMVRCKNFKFTMDLSRNNLVAIKPEMFVNLSHLQCLSLSHNCIAQAVNGSQFLPLTNLQVLDLSHNKLDLYHWKSFSELPQLRALDLSYNSQPFSMKGIGHNFSFVANLSMLHSLSLAYNDIHTRVSSHLYSSSVRFLDFSGNGVGRMWEEGDLYLHFFQGLRGLLQLDLSKNNLHILWPQNLNNLPKSLRLLSLRDNHLSFFNWSSLAFLPNLEVLDLAGNLLKALTNGTLPNGTLLQKLDVSSNRIVSVVPAFFALAMELKEVNLSHNILKTVDRSWFGPIVMNLTVLDVRSNPLHCACGAAFVDLLLEVQTKVPGLANGVKCGSPGQLQGRSIFTQDLRLCLDEVLSWDCFGLSLLAVAVGMVVPTLQHLCGWDVWYCFHLCLAWLPLLARGRRTAQALPYDAFVVFDKAQSAVADWVYNELRVRLEERRGRRALRLCLEDRDWLPGQTLFENLWASIYGSRKTLFVLAHTDRVSGLLRTSFLLAQQRLLEDRKDVVVLVILRPDAHRSRYVRLRQRLCRQSVLFWPQQPNGQGSFWAQLGTALTRDNRHFYNRNFCRGPAAE, via the exons ATG GTTCTCCGTCGCAGGACCCCACACCCCTTTTCTCTCCTGGTCCAGGCTGCAATGCTGGCTGAGGCTCTGGCCCTGGGTACCCTGCCTGCCTTCCTACCCTGTGAGCTGAAGCCCCAGGGCCTGGTGGACTGCAACTGGCTGTTCTTGAAGTCTGTgcctcagttctcagcatcctgTTCCAACATCACCAGCCTCTCCTTGGTCTCCAACCGTATCCACCACCTGCATAACTCTGACTTTGTCCACCTGTCCAACCTGCGGCAGCTGAACCTCAAGTGGAACTGTCCACCCACTGGTCTCAGCCCCTTGCACTTCTCTTGCCACATGACCATTGAGCCTGAAACCTTCCTGGCTATGCGTACACTGGAGGACCTGAACCTGAGCTACAATGGTATTACCACTGTGCCCCGACTGCCCAGCTCCCTAATGAACCTGAGCCTGAGCCACACCAACATCCTGGTACTAGATGCTAACAGCCTTGCTGGCCTGCACAGCCTGCAAGTTCTCTTCATGGATGGGAACTGCTACTACAAGAACCCCTGCACAGGGGCGGTGAACGTAACCCCAGGTGCCCTCCTGGGTCTGAGCAACCTCACCCATTTGTCCCTTAAGTATAACAACCTTACAAAGGTGCCCCGCCAACTGCCCCCCAGCCTGGAGTACCTCCTGGTGTCCTATAACCGCATTGTCAAGCTGGGGCCTGAAGACCTGGCCAATCTGACCTCCCTTCGAGTACTTGATGTGGGTGGGAATTGCCGTCGCTGTGACCACGCCCCCAACCCCTGTATAGAATGTGGACAAAAGTCCCTCCATCTGCACCCTGAGACCTTCCATCACCTGAGACACCTTGAAGGGTTGGTGCTGAAGGACAGCTCTCTCCACACACTGAACTCTTCCTGGTTCCAAGGTCTGGTCAACCTCTCAGTGCTGGACCTAAGCGAAAACTTTCTCTATGAAAGCATCAACAACACCAGTGCCTTTCAGAACCTAACCCACCTGCGCAAGCTCGACCTGTCCTTCAATTACCGCAAGAAGGTATCCTTCGCCCGCCTCCACCTGTCAAGTTCCTTCAAGAACCTGGTGTCACTGCAGGAGCTGAACATGAATGGCATCTTCTTCCGCTTGCTCAACAAGTACACACTGAGGTGGCTGGCCGATCTGCCAAAGCTCCACACCCTGCATCTTCAAATGAACTTCATCAACCAAGCACATCTCAGCATCTTTGGTAACTTCCAAGCCCTTCGCTTTGTGGACCTGTCAGACAATCGCATCAGTGGGCCTTCAGCACTGTCAGAAGCCACCCCCGAGGAGGCAGATGATGCGGAGCAGGAGGATCTGTGGTCTGTGGGTCTTGACCCAGCTCTACTGAGCATGCCTGGCTCGAAGAACTTCATGGTCAGATGTAAGAACTTCAAGTTCACGATGGACCTGTCTCGGAACAACCTGGTGGCTATCAAGCCAGAGATGTTTGTCAACCTCTCACACCTCCAGTGTCTGAGCCTGAGCCACAACTGCATTGCACAGGCCGTCAATGGCTCTCAGTTCCTGCCGCTGACCAATCTGCAGGTGCTCGACCTGTCCCATAACAAGCTGGACTTGTACCATTGGAAGTCGTTCAGTGAGCTCCCACAGTTGCGGGCCCTGGACCTCAGCTACAACAGCCAGCCCTTCAGCATGAAGGGTATAGGTCACAACTTCAGTTTTGTGGCCAATCTGTCTATGCTACACAGCCTTAGCCTGGCATACAATGACATTCATACCCGTGTGTCCTCACATCTCTACAGCTCCTCGGTGAGGTTTCTTGACTTCAGTGGCAACGGTGTGGGCCGCATGTGGGAGGAGGGGGACCTTTACCTACATTTCTTTCAAGGCCTGAGAGGCCTGCTCCAGCTGGACCTGTCTAAGAATAACCTGCATATCCTCTGGCCCCAGAACCTCAACAACCTCCCCAAGAGCCTGAGGCTGCTGAGCCTCCGTGACAATCACCTATCATTCTTTAACTGGAGCAGTCTGGCCTTCCTGCCCAACCTGGAAGTCCTAGACCTGGCAGGCAACCTACTAAAGGCCCTGACCAATGGCACCCTGCCTAATGGCACTCTTCTTCAGAAACTGGATGTCAGCAGCAACAGGATAGTCTCTGTGGTCCCAGCCTTTTTCGCTCTGGCCATGGAGCTGAAAGAAGTCAACCTCAGCCACAATATTCTCAAGACGGTGGATCGCTCCTGGTTTGGGCCCATTGTGATGAACCTGACAGTTCTAGATGTGAGAAGCAACCCTCTGCACTGTGCCTGTGGGGCAGCCTTCGTAGACTTACTGTTGGAAGTGCAGACCAAGGTGCCTGGCCTGGCTAACGGTGTGAAGTGTGGCAGTCCGGGCCAGCTGCAGGGCCGCAGCATCTTCACACAGGACCTGCGGCTGTGCCTGGATGAGGTCCTCTCTTGGGACTGCTTTGGCCTTTCGCTCTTGGCTGTGGCCGTGGGCATGGTAGTGCCTACACTGCAGCATCTCTGCGGCTGGGACGTCTGGTActgtttccatctgtgcctggcGTGGCTACCTTTGCTGGCCCGCGGCCGGCGCACCGCCCAAGCTCTCCCCTATGATGCCTTCGTGGTGTTCGATAAGGCTCAGAGCGCGGTTGCGGACTGGGTCTATAACGAGCTGCGGGTGAGGCTGGAGGAGCGGCGCGGTCGCAGAGCCCTGCGCTTGTGTCTGGAGGACCGAGATTGGCTACCAGGCCAGACTCTCTTTGAGAACCTCTGGGCCTCCATCTATGGTAGCCGCAAGACTCTGTTTGTGCTGGCCCACACGGACCGAGTCAGTGGTCTCCTGCGCACCAGCTTCCTGCTGGCTCAGCAACGCCTGCTGGAGGACCGCAAGGACGTGGTGGTGTTGGTGATCCTGCGCCCCGATGCCCACCGCTCCCGCTACGTGCGACTGCGCCAGCGCCTCTGCCGCCAGAGTGTGCTTTTCTGGCCCCAGCAGCCCAACGGGCAGGGCAGCTTCTGGGCCCAGCTGGGTACTGCCCTGACTAGGGACAACCGCCACTTCTATAACCGGAACTTCTGCAGGGGACCTGCAGCAGAATAG